Proteins encoded in a region of the Neodiprion lecontei isolate iyNeoLeco1 chromosome 5, iyNeoLeco1.1, whole genome shotgun sequence genome:
- the LOC107226825 gene encoding telomere-associated protein RIF1 isoform X2, translating to MSSSRSEFRRSQVFTAVRTLRGSLDPQEICEALTCIQSAVARPGAVDSLSEGQLKEICKLVLSAFTSGKEILYPEASCTLAAILRSCRDRKLNLFSELMRVNFEARLKIFQLFEGLQDEAVKALSSDKYIVDFLKDCMNSVTAEKMDWIAPDACVDNIKPLQIVEYKTLSTMEQVEEKIVVCVLNLLYRLYKLSTSTTYDECAKFSGMFLDKVATLAYMGHKRQRGPAIQVLQVPNMGNRIRISSPTVWQDYKTMLQNTYCKRMSILVSACEPDWSVLWTTSIQLLGTELHRGAGLINNLLSVEEKAFKSVDTVVRRQAFLSWNLIVDNFALDEQELATVRRIKLLCIPLNAKNSKTEMMTMTKLTVWWHLIYKLFKHIEKFTSPVLTQFLNFCFGPLGDTPLLSSKFNVVPSPGKRFYKTKFIAIDALLQLLSANEKDLELTKSSLEEKLPSPVSAEVFKLCYKTFVHCVGEAMLALTHMELETRGEIIAVFWKTLLARTKDIEDGAALSQIHKEIILLFMALGEYIETKPIIRDTMLDIIIPSLESLPAYIFNFDTMVDLMTIFIKPSMLSKIDRTHHDLIKYLLWRGVKPSEQISYVPNAFEVIKKLVEQLESVNTIPENSNGLFVLWCILCEMVIKYMNDGKEVNEGDAAAHDFKTIQTLMKFPFTRNLVTDVRNIKKIAVTWKNLYGQFDLQANLVSTVKPNEFVSLAISMIQDGIDSDERYAGFAVSCLDGILTTMNYKHVLDTNGFLPIVRLINNLCIINFRVKNFKDTEVALRELSSVLITLYGHAPSKVATCLEAVRPALEHMLGPCKEESLVKEIMSTWETIMSIFKGLGAILSSTMIVSFQKAFQLALRHQEFEIVSQTLSCLDLDEYRNKPLVKKLINDAKSDKVKQESTGLTLPENGDKQTPKFPKQTGSFLNRKIPSPKPITPGPGPSHISKNAAKCPYFPDPDSQEYVVIKNDFKFDANRLTEHQKESLLRRREDIPALYNDLSQSYSQDTQKIQEWFDKEKSKIANQDTTCKLNSTNALGAGDKNTNIGEANKENKLDPGQTVVTETSETSSKVQTKEVEGEKIKNGENIKITENPSTCERISPTIESSKDVETNLLIAKKLNFESLTEFPKEASSEKKSIETPSTLQNPNTSEEKSKHVKEATKRGVKRKTTGSDSDSEGNICISRKLRKSILPIVSDTQSDSDSIQSTESEKDKKPLSKRTKTEMSRLRINMVFGNDQFLNHPGRRRSKVNYEDEGEAKTDECESCETSKTTRNSKTIRAKGTVKEIKSDPGSQSSQKRKLRNSKSSALDEMSTEKKTVEKKTMEKNTVEKKTMEKNIVEKKTVEKKSEKKLEKKLVDSPSSEDSTNPVSHENTTKKNLSDKSESKDSNEIQELAKEPDLNITENESQESASQNLTSDSEEIVESSQASSTSGSSMLDKKYSNKQCFIRINKMQSLQPGQTIELDVGNEKTKIIKGPEPDSPFKVCTSETTEVSLRESVSENNIDAEKMEEEKEEKENTALQNIKEIDDTTTTPEIIVLTEPVVTAEAKTTSPELRPSLATDVSLSPIRLPSSLLSSCSPKTCQKRYSKLRTVTPQGRTAHMLGLVTKQALAETKSSVSLDEDLASSSKKVKENEEEPAAGKKDRFFVLKEPERLGSPSGSRQEKIFNKMRTTPDKDALSQTMTNHFGNLRNDGEKSSLVKIIDMEHTSTDGTLIDRTGDSNREKTDEENNASLAQDREALPILEWSSANPPSLTASPSASILKRQRQLQIENDAESPTVACKRKRVSFADPPVSKEMGYEITTSTSPHRMSKLSSGSRIFVPRKDSPIRLKQTKIKTFQSSGQFDKEQEMEVDKSLNPTDSQVIDGILNEGKCSSKTEADSDNLTVTSQETQNQTLGIVNNSNNQISLSERGNDSARVTLDNLTMEIEIAAGSPKSKFKTKDAKDIMEQDVNVLEKQNIEETETQQDIFEIVNTAPVIDKCKSLPKRDQKTSPTLGNKTSQDDSSLRYIEMNVPTNPTIQECLTRKESSCIDDLEDTVDIQNVTGLNSTTNSEELFASKPVRTSTHANDAGQSAEFDTLPVTDSVFSNLPFSQSSQVTNDTMELDQPELLDSACPIFPTLIESSEPIDSIVGYLADPLWKSHLSNYFQTKGIETVGNLAQLSEREVNWIPVKRSPKVPFVKSVLEHFEKTAVVSLPSLGTMDNTSQSSVGITPTTSPDLSLTSSTPIAQSSSLCPPLVKLKVRNSMNDCVTCPKKLTKSTETQVSIEELLDEVDASVTLKSAIKRCSAENIIANYRLKMKNMADEDLERATIKMLGIQPKTSVDAHLKTACRASGLEKVLGRLPDIFSHDKNFFTKLLGAYRRKIQAADCMQALDFEEIKTAINKRCTSSDLAELLSRKLKEEADAGITTPMTELSSLQAMLKRMPKDLIISHTVANEELISPLIVLDIALQNNSPADICSALEGQPSTVRNRIFSELCTIQALATHIEEKNLSDDALTELLKVVAKNLDTTRLLDVFNETLKEKFTQLKPPSNT from the exons ATGTCGTCCAGCAGGTCAGAGTTTAGGAGGAGCCAGGTCTTCACGGCGGTCAGGACTCTACGCGGTTCTTTGGACCCTCAAGAAATATGCGAGGCGTTGACCTGCATTCAGAG CGCCGTTGCCAGGCCTGGAGCTGTGGACTCTCTTTCCGAGGGACAATTGAAGGAAATATGCAAATTAGTTCTCTCAGCTTTCACCAGTGGCAAGGAAATTCTCTACCCTGAAGCGAGTTGCACTTTGGCTGCCATTCTTCGATCATGCAGAGATCGCAAGCTCAATTTATTCAGTGAACTGATGCGCGTTAACTTTGAGGCGAG gcTCAAAATATTCCAGCTCTTTGAAGGGCTTCAGGATGAAGCAGTGAAGGCGTTATCTTCTGATAAATACATTGTCGACTTTCTCAAGGATTGCATGAACTCAGTAACTGCTGAAAAAATGGATTGGATTGCTCCAGACGCTTGCGTTGATAACATAAAACCCCTGCAAATTGTTGAGTATAAAACATTGTCCACTATGGAACAGGTAGAGGAAAAAATCGTCGTCTGTGTACTGAATTTGCTGTATAGACTTTACAAATTATCTACTTCCACCACTTACGATGAATGTGCAAAG TTCAGTGGTATGTTTTTGGACAAAGTGGCAACCTTGGCTTACATGGGTCACAAACGACAGCGAGGTCCGGCAATACAAGTACTCCAGGTTCCTAACATGGGAAATCGCATACGCATTAGTTCACCTACTGTATGGCAAGACTACAAAACCATGTTGCAGAATACTTATTGTAAACGCATGTCAATTTTAGTATCTGCCTGTGAACCTGACTGGTCTGTGCTCTGGACTACTAGCATTCAGCTCCTCGGCACAGAACTTCATCGCGGAGCTGGTCTCATAAATAACCTGCTTAGTGTCGAGGAGAAAGCATTTAAATCTGTGGATACGGTTGTACGCAG GCAAGCTTTTTTATCATGGAACCTGATAGTGGACAACTTTGCCCTTGACGAACAGGAGCTTGCTACTGTCAGACGAATTAAGCTACTCTGTATACCATTGAATGCTAAGAACAGTAAAACTGAGATGATGACTATGACAAAACTTACGGTTTGGTGGCATCTGATCTACAAGCTGTTCAAgcatattgaaaaatttactagcCCAGTACTTACTCAGTTCCTTAACTTTTGTTTTGGTCCACTTGGTGACACGCCACTTTTATCATCGAAATTCAACGTTGTTCCTTCGCCCGGCAAGAGATTTTACAAAACTAAATTTATCGCAATTGACGCACTCTTGCAACTTTTGTCTGCAAATGAGAAAGATTTGGAATTAACGAAATCTTCACTAGAAGAAAAACTTCCATCTCCTGTCAGTGCCGAAGTATTTAAGCTATGTTACAAAACGTTTGTACACTGCGTTGGTGAGGCAATGCTTGCCTTGACTCACATGGAATTGGAAACAAGAGGTGAAATAATTGCCGTCTTTTGGAAAACTCTCCTTGCTCGAACTAAGGATATCGAAGATGGCGCTGCACTG TCACAAATACACAAAGAAATTATATTGCTCTTCATGGCATTGGGGGAGTATATCGAAACTAAACCAATCATCAGGGATACCATGCtggatattattataccgagCCTTGAGTCTCTACCGGcttatatatttaattttgacaCAATGGTCGATCTAATGACTATTTTTATAAAACCGTCAATGCTGAGTAAAATCGACAG GACGCACCATGATTTAATCAAATACCTGCTCTGGCGAGGAGTCAAACCATCTGAGCAAATATCTTATGTACCAAACGCATTTGAAGTGATTAAAAAGCTAGTTGAGCAACTTGAATCAGTAAATACTATTCCTGAAAACTC AAATGGTTTGTTTGTACTATGGTGTATTCTCTGTGAGATGGTAATTAAATACATGAATGATGGGAAGGAAGTGAACGAAGGTGATGCAGCAGCACATGACTTTAAAACCATTCAAACTTTGATGAAGTTCCCGTTTACACGTAATCTAGTAACTGATGTACGGAat ATCAAGAAGATTGCAGTTACGTGGAAAAATCTTTACGGACAATTCGATCTTCAAGCTAATCTAGTTTCTACAGTAAAGCCCAACGAATTTGTATCATTAGCAATTTCTATGATACAAGATGGCATTGATTCAGATGAACGATACGCCGGCTTTGCCGTATCTTGCCTGGACGGAATATTGACAACAATGAATTACAAGCACGTGCTTG acacaAATGGGTTCCTGCCCATAGTCAGACTTATCAACAATTTATGCATAATCAACtttcgagtgaaaaatttcaaggacACTGAGGTTGCGCTTAGAGAACTATCATCTGTATTGATAACCCTTTATGGACATGCGCCCAGCAAAGTAGCGACATGCTTGGAAGCAGTACGGCCTGCACTTGAACACATGCTGGGACCTTGCAAAGAAGAGAGTTTAGTGAAAGAG ATCATGAGTACCTGGGAAACAATCATGAGCATTTTCAAAGGGCTTGGAGCGATCTTATCGTCAACGATGATCGTGTCATTTCAAAAAGCTTTCCAACTGGCCCTCCGTCACCAAGAATTTGAAATCGTGTCTCAAACGCTTTCTTGTCTCGACTTGGATGAGTACAGGAACAAACCTTTGGTGAAAAAACTTATAAATGATGCCAAATCGGATAAAGTTAAACAAGAATCTACTGGCTTAACTCTACCAGAAAATGGAGATAAGCAAACTCCCAAATTCCCAAAACAGACTGGCAGCTTTCTCAACCGCAAAATCCCTAGCCCTAAGCCTATCACACCTGGCCCTGGTCCAAGCCACATATCTAAAAATGCAGCGAAGTGTCCATATTTTCCTGACCCTGATTCACAG GAATACgttgttataaaaaatgacTTTAAATTCGACGCCAATCGGCTTACAGAGCATCAGAAAGAGTCGCTGTTGAGAAGACGGGAGGATATTCCAGCACTCTATAACGACCTTTCACAGTCCTACTCTCAAGACACACAAAAGATCCAAGAATGGTTTGACAAAGAGAAGAGCAAGATTGCTAACCAGGATACAACATGTAAATTGAATAGCACCAATGCCCTTGGTGCAGGTGATAAGAATACAAATATCGGAGAAgcaaataaagaaaacaaacttgATCCAGGTCAAACAGTTGTTACCGAAACTAGTGAGACTTCCAGTAAGGTGCAGACGAAGGAAGttgagggtgaaaaaattaagaatggagagaatataaaaatcactGAAAATCCATCGACCTGTGAGAGAATTTCGCCAACTATCGAGTCCTCTAAGGATGTTGAGACCAATCTATtaatagcaaaaaaattgaacttcgAATCGTTGACTGAATTTCCCAAGGAGGCATCTTCTGAGAAAAAATCGATCGAAACACCTTCAACTTTGCAAAACCCAAATACGTCTGAGGAAAAGTCTAAGCACGTTAAAGAGGCCACTAAGAGAGGAGTAAAGCGGAAAACTACAGGGTCGGACAGCGACAGCGAAGGAAACATTTGCATCAGCAGAAAACTCAGAAAATCAATTCTTCCGATAGTCAGTGATACCCAGAGTGATTCTGATAGCATTCAGTCAACGGAGAGTGAGAAGGACAAAAAGCCCTTAAGCAAGAGGACAAAAACTGAAATGTCACGTCTCAGGATCAACATGGTATTTGGGAATGATCAATTTCTCAATCATCCTGGTCGCAGACGATCTAAAGTAAACTATGAGGACGAGGGGGAGGCAAAGACGGATGAATGCGAGTCATGTGAGACATCCAAAACCACTAGAAACAGCAAAACCATTCGCGCTAAAGGTACGGTAAAGGAAATCAAATCTGACCCTGGGTCTCAATCTTCGCAAAAACGGAAGCTTAGAAATTCGAAAAGCTCAGCACTTGACGAAATGTCGACGGAAAAGAAAaccgtggaaaaaaaaacgatggaaAAGAATACAgtggaaaagaaaacgatGGAAAAGAATATAGTGGAGAAGAAaacggtggaaaaaaaatcggaaaagaaattagagaaaaaattggTAGATAGCCCCAGTTCTGAAGACTCGACAAACCCTGTTTCTCATGAAAatactacaaaaaaaaatctgagtGATAAATCTGAATCTAAAGATAGCAATGAGATTCAGGAGCTGGCAAAAGAGCCAGATCTTAATATCACGGAAAATGAGTCTCAAGAGTCAGCTTCTCAGAATTTAACCAGTGACTCGgaagaaattgttgaaagttCGCAAGCATCCTCTACCAGTGGTTCGTCAATGTTGGAcaaaaaatatagcaacaaGCAATGTTTTATTAGGATCAACAAAATGCAAAGCTTACAACCTGGCCAAACAATCGAACTTGAtgttggaaatgaaaaaactaagATCATAAAGGGTCCCGAACCTGACAGCCCGTTCAAAGTATGCACATCTGAGACAACCGAGGTTTCACTGAGAGAA TCTGTTAGCGAGAATAACATCGATGCAGAAAAGATGGAAGAGgagaaggaagagaaagagaataCTGCCTTGCAAAATATTAAGGAAATTGACGATACAACTACAACTCCAGAAATAATAGTGCTGACTGAACCTGTTGTGACAGCTGAGGCGAAAACTACGTCGCCAGAATTGAGACCATCCCTGGCAACTGACGTTTCCTTGTCACCAATTAGACTTCCTAGCTCGCTGTTAAGCTCATGCTCACCTAAAACCTGTCAGAAACGATATTCTAAACTAAGAACAGTCACACCACAGGGACGTACAGCTCACATGCTGGGCCTTGTAACTAAACAAGCGTTAGCAGAGACCAAGTCCAGTGTTTCGCTGGATGAAGATCTTGCTTCGAGTTCTAAAAAGGTCAAGGAAAACGAAGAGGAGCCTGCTGCAGGAAAAAAAGATCGGTTCTTTGTTCTTAAGGAACCGGAACGACTTGGAAGTCCGTCTGGTAGCAGacaggaaaaaatatttaacaagaTGAGAACCACTCCAGATAAGGATGCGTTGTCACAGACAATGACGAATCATTTTGGTAACTTGAGAAATGACGGGGAGAAATCGTCACTGGTAAAGATAATAGACATGGAACACACTAGTACAGATGGTACACTAATTGATCGGACTGGTGACTCGAACAGAGAAAAGACTGACGAAGAAAACAATGCCTCGCTCGCTCAAGACAGAGAGGCACTTCCCATACTTGAGTGGTCCAGCGCCAATCCACCATCCTTAACTGCCTCGCCATCGGCCAGCATTCTCAAACGACAGCGGCAGCTACAGATTGAAAATGATGCTGAGAGTCCAACTGTTGCGTGCAAG AGAAAACGAGTCAGTTTTGCCGATCCTCCAGTCTCTAAAGAAATGGGGTACGAGATAACTACCTCAACATCCCCCCACCGTATGAGCAAACTTTCCTCAGGATCGCGTATTTTCGTCCCACGCAAGGATTCTCCAATACGCTTGAAGCAGACAAAGATTAAAACCTTCCAAAGTTCTGGACAGTTTGATAAAGAACAGGAAATGGAagttgataaatctttaaatCCAACCGATTCCCAGGTCATCGATGGGATATTAAATGAGGGCAAATGTAGTTCGAAAACCGAGGCTGACTCTGATAATCTGACAGTAACATCTCAGGAAACCCAAAATCAGACTTTAGGTATTGTCAACAATAGTAACAATCAGATTTCACTGTCAGAGCGCGGAAACGATTCCGCAAGAGTGACCCTTGATAATTTGACGATGGAAATAGAAATAGCAGCCGGATCTCCGAAATCGAAGTTCAAAACTAAAGATGCCAAAGATATAATGGAACAAGATGTGAACGTGTTGGAGAAGCAAAATATTGAGGAGACTGAAACCCAGCAAGACATATTTGAGATCGTCAATACTGCCCCAGTCATCGACAAGtgtaaaagtttgccaaaaaGAGACCAAAAGACGAGCCCCACCTTGGGGAACAAGACTTCACAAGACGACAGCAGTCTGAGATATATTGAAATGAACGTACCGACGAATCCCACTATCCAGGAATGTCTAACGAGAAAAGAAAGCTCGTGCATAGATGATCTTGAGGACACAGTTGACATACAAAATGTGACAGGACTCAATTCGACTACTAATTCCGAGGAATTGTTCGCCAGCAAACCCGTCAGGACCAGCACACATGCTAATGATGCCGGACAATCAGCTGAATTTGACACTCTTCCTGTGACAGATTCAGTTTTTTCCAATTTACCATTCAGCCAGAGCAGCCAGGTCACCAATGACACTATGGAACTTGACCAGCCAGAATTGCTGGATTCTGCATGCCCGATATTCCCCACGTTGATAGAGTCTAGTGAACCAATCGATTCGATCGTAGGATATCTTGCCGATCCTCTGTGGAAGTCACACCTGTCTAACTACTTTCAAACAAAGGGCATTGAAACAGTGGGAAATCTTGCTCAGCTAAGCGAGCGTGAAGTTAATTGGATACCGGTGAAACGGAGCCCTAAGGTCCCCTTTGTTAAGAGTGTATTAGAGCATTTCGAAAAGACGGCTGTCGTCAGCTTGCCATCTCTCGGAACTATGGACAACACATCGCAGTCGTCGGTCGGCATTACCCCTACCACATCTCCTGACTTGTCATTGACTAGCTCTACGCCTATCGCTCAGTCTTCCTCCCTTTGTCCACCCCTAGTTAAACTGAAAGTTAGAAATTCAATGAATGATTGTGTAACATGTCCTAAGAAACTGACTAAATCTACAGAAACTCAAGTGTCGATTGAGGAACTTCTGGACGAGGTTGATGCTTCGGTTACACTTAAAAGTGCGATAAAAAGATGCTCGGCGGAAAATATTATCGCTAATTATAGG TTGAAGATGAAAAACATGGCTGACGAAGACCTTGAACGTGCAACTATAAAAATGCTTGGAATACAGCCAAAGACTAGCGTTGACGCGCATCTAAAAACTGCGTGTCGAGCCTCAGGATTAGAAAAAGTCCTGGGTAGACTGCCGGACATTTTCAGCCatgacaaaaatttctttacgaaACTTTTGGGAGCGTATCGTCGTAAAATCCAAGCTGCAGACTGCATGCAGGCGTTGGATTTTGAGGAGATTAAAACTGCTATCAACAAGCGTTGCACGTCGTCAGATCTTGCGGAATTGCTTTCAAGAAAACTCAAGGAAGAGGCAGATGCTGGTATAACTACACCAATGACTGAATTGTCCAGCCTTCAAGCGATGCTGAAACGTATGCCCAAAGATTTGATCATCAGTCACACAGTCGCCAATGAGGAACTCATCTCCCCACTCATCGTATTGGACATTGCCCTACAGAACAACAGTCCTGCTGACATATGTTCGGCCCTAGAAGGACAGCCAAGCACTGTACGAAATCGTATTTTCAGCGAGCTATGCACCATTCAGGCCTTGGCGACACAtatagaagagaaaaatttatccgaTGATGCATTAACAGAGCTGTTGAAAGTGGTGGCGAAAAATTTGGATACGACAAGACTCCTTGACGTGTTCAATGAGACTTTAAAAGAGAAATTCACCCAGCTAAAACCGCCGTCAAATACGTAG